The bacterium HR17 region GCATACATGTTAGAGGCTGTTCCGATCTGACGCATGTTGCTCAGACAACTGGTGGCACGGGCTTTCTCCCGCACTTGGCTGAAGACGGGAAACAGAATCGCCGCCAGAATGGCGATTATCGCTATGACGACCAACAACTCAATCAGCGTGAAAGCGTGAACCCGTCGCATCGGCACACACCTCCTTGTGGTTCATTAAAGAGCATTGGAACGCTGCGGTCAAGACCTCAACGGTTCTCATTTCTGTCACCCTCATCAACTGTTCAAGTGCGGGCAAATTTCATGGGGGCTGTGAACGGATTAAGGGCATGCGCCTTGTGATATCGCAGCGCTGTGGGGAAGAGACCGGAAGCCTTGCGGAAATTGAAGGAGAACATGGAACGGCTGGCGTAGCCCACCAAAAAGGCAATGTCAGCGATGCCCAGCCGGGTTCGTTCCAAAAATTCTTTAGCGATCTGCATCCTCAGGTTTGTGAGATAGTCATAAGGTGACATACCTAACCATTGCCTAAACAGCCGATAAAGCTGTGCCTCGCTGACAAAACTGTAACGAGCGATTTGTGAGGTTGTGGTGGGGATATTGTATGCCCTATGCAAGAAGGTGAGTGCCCGTTGCAAAACCTCAGGAAATTTTCCCGCTTGTACAAGGCACCTTGAAATTAGCGTTAATCCGATCGGCTGTGAACGAGAAACCAATTCAAACAACTCAACGATAACCTCATTAGCGCTGTGGGAGAGCAATCCCTGAAACCATTCTTCATATCGTCGCATCAGCGAGGGTTCAGGGATAAAGAAATGAACAGACCGTTGATAGGAAACCTCGGTTAAGCGAGTCCGAACAAGGATGCCGCCTTCAGGATGGACGATGAGGCTCACGCCGTCACAAGTCGGGGGATATCC contains the following coding sequences:
- the rclR gene encoding RCS-specific HTH-type transcriptional activator RclR, with protein sequence MAGLKPLTVTPFENADGEWRTIMNVITHQILPSLVRCGSRLFLPSLQPPGSTLQFLPLVDGFKVWRPRRQKLPEFIYLLSGKRYLWINGKWFVLTAGQGAFVPEQVEYFPFGMARGYPPTCDGVSLIVHPEGGILVRTRLTEVSYQRSVHFFIPEPSLMRRYEEWFQGLLSHSANEVIVELFELVSRSQPIGLTLISRCLVQAGKFPEVLQRALTFLHRAYNIPTTTSQIARYSFVSEAQLYRLFRQWLGMSPYDYLTNLRMQIAKEFLERTRLGIADIAFLVGYASRSMFSFNFRKASGLFPTALRYHKAHALNPFTAPMKFART